From Scatophagus argus isolate fScaArg1 chromosome 2, fScaArg1.pri, whole genome shotgun sequence, a single genomic window includes:
- the LOC124069940 gene encoding inactive rhomboid protein 2-like, producing the protein MASHGGEEPPPNSGQSDSRLKSKKPPSLVIAIPPPEEMMSHDPAKQPLRPSLKKSVSGRATSSVSESVSGAGDGHFTATDRRAKFSRQTSLSQSIRRGTAQWFGVGEDCQTKQQVWHRKSLRHCSQRYGKLKAQYREPETATSIDQGLDSPATHKMPKIVDPLARGRAFRCPDEVDSRSPRTPHISQGGPVTPGVTSLSSFTSQRSGYSRFPRRKRESVARMSIRAASNLMRGRSGLAGSQTGRSFPKRSFVRPSWMDEDTVDSADTSESIFFSKVDAHDELYSMADDVFESPPMSASLAPSEQPDQKFLSLASKDISRTPRTPVVVQDKSHPRRGRRIASQVKHFAFDKHKRQYGMGVVGKWLNRHYRRSLSSNVQKQLDDFHSHRPYFTYWITFVHIVITLLACCTYGFAPVGFAQHSTSELVLKNKGIYESVKYIQQENFWIGPSSEDLIHLGAKFSPCIRRDIQIVSLIQKDKDLERESGCCVQNDNSGCVQTLSSDCSETLATFIKWNNEPVDISRFSGSVCHQDPRVCEEPASAEPHTWPDDITQWPVCTYPKKWNQTGYRHMDCNIKGRPCCIGTKGRCEITTREYCTFMHGYFHEDATLCSQVHCLDDVCGLLPFLNPDVPDQFYRLWLSLFLHAGLLHCVVSVVFQMTILRDLEKLAGWVRISIIYILSGITGNLASALFLPYRAEVGPAGSQFGLLACLFVELFQGWQMLEKPWKAFLKLFGIVLFLFLCGLLPWIDNIAHIFGFLSGMLLSFAILPYVTFGTFDKYRKRILIVVSLLAYIGLFSSLIVWFYIYPINWHWLEHLTCLPFTSKFCEKYDIDHNIEHVVH; encoded by the exons ATGGCGTCGCATGGAGGGGAGGAGCCTCCTCCCAACAGCGGTCAATCAGATAGCCGTCTAAAGAGCAAGAAGCCGCCCAGCCTTGTCATAGCCATCCCTCCACCTGAGGAGATGATGTCCCACGACCCTGCAAAACAG CCATTGCGCCCGTCTCTTAAAAAAAGCGTCAGTGGTCGAGCCACCAGTTCTGTGTCAGAGAGCGTCAGTGGAGCCGGAGATGGACACTtcacagccacagacaggaggGCAAAGTTTAGTAGACAAACATCGCTCTCACAAAGTATTCGCAG GGGTACAGCTCAGTGGTTTGGAGTGGGGGAGGACTGTCAGACCAAGCAGCAGGTATGGCACAGGAAGAGCCTGCGCCACTGCAGCCAGCGCTATGGCAAGCTAAAGGCCCAGTATAGAGAGCCTGAGACGGCCACCAGCATCGACCAGGGCCTTGACTCACCAGCAACACATAAGATGCCCAAG ATTGTGGATCCCCTAGCACGGGGGCGAGCCTTCCGTTGCCCAGATGAGGTGGACAGTCGCTCTCCCAGGACGCCCCACATCTCTCAGGGAGGACCAGTAACCCCAGGTGTCACCTCACTCAGCTCATTCACCAGCCAGCGTTCTGGATACAGCCGCTTCCCCAGGCGTAAGAGGGAGTCTGTTGCTCGTATGAGCATCCGAGCAGCGTCCAATCTAATGAGG GGTCGTAGCGGCTTGGCAGGCTCCCAGACAGGTCGCAGTTTCCCCAAGAGAAGCTTTGTCAGACCCAGTTGGATGGATGAAGATACGGTGGACTCTGCCGACACGTCCGAGTCAATCTTTTTCAGCAAG GTTGATGCTCATGATGAGTTGTACTCTATGGCTGATGACGTATTTGAATCGCCTCCCATGTCTGCATCTTTAGCTCCCAGTGAGCAGCCTGACCAGAAGTTCTTAAGCCT TGCCAGTAAGGACATATCTCGAACGCCGAGGACACCAGTTGTAGTGCAAGATAAGAGCCATCCTCGCCGGGGTCGTCGCATCGCCTCCCAAGTTAAGCACTTTGCATTTGACAAACATAAGCGTCAGTACGGCATGGGCGTGGTGGGAAAGTGGCTGAACCGGCACTACCGACGCAGCCTCAGCAGCAACGTCCAGAAGCAGCTGGACGACTTCCACAGCCACAG GCCCTACTTTACCTATTGGATCACGTTTGTCCATATAGTAATCACTTTGCTGGCCTGTTGCACATATGGTTTTGCCCCTGTGGGGTTTGCACAACATTCTACTTCTGAACTG GTGCTGAAGAACAAAGGCATTTATGAGAGTGTCAAGTATATCCAACAGGAGAACTTCTGGATTGGTCCCAGCTCT gAGGACTTGATCCACTTAGGGGCCAAGTTCTCACCATGCATTCGTCGGGACATACAGATAGTCAGTCTGATCCAGAAGGACAAAGACCTGGAGAGAGAGTCTGGCTGCTGCGTTCAGAATGACAATTCTGGATGTGTGCAGACGCTCAGCTCTGACTGTTCT GAGACACTGGCCACCTTTATTAAATGGAACAATGAGCCTGTGGACATCAGTAGGTTCTCTGGGTCTGTCTGCCATCAGGATCCCAG agtgtgtgaagAGCCTGCCTCTGCAGAGCCTCACACATGGCCGGATGACATCACCCAGTGGCCG GTGTGCACGTACCCCAAGAAGTGGAATCAGACAGGCTACAGACACATGGATTGTAACATCAAGGGACGGCCTTGCTGCATAGGAACCAAGGGCAG ATGTGAGATCACGACCAGAGAGTATTGCACTTTCATGCATGGTTACTTCCATGAGGATGCCACACTCTGCTCACAG GTCCACTGTCTGGATGATGTGTGCGGCCTGCTGCCCTTCCTCAACCCCGATGTTCCTGATCAGTTCTACcgtctctggctctctctcttcctccatgctgg gCTGTTACACTGTGTGGTGTCAGTGGTATTCCAGATGACCATTCTGAGAGACCTGGAGAAGCTGGCAGGTTGGGTCCGCATCTCCATCATTTATATCCTCAGTGGTATCACTGGAAACCTCGCCTCTGCCCTGTTCCTGCCCTACAGAGCTGAG GTGGGTCCAGCGGGGTCTCAGTTTGGACTGCTTGCTTGCTTGTTCGTTGAGCTGTTTCAAGGCTGGCAGATGCTGGAGAAGCCATGGAAAGCCTTTCTCAAATTGTTTGGCATCGtactcttcctcttcctgtgcgGCCTCCTTCCATGGATCGACAACATTGCCCACATATTTGGTTTCCTCAGCGGCATGTTGCTTTCCTTTGCCATCTTGCCCTATGTCACCTTCGGGACTTTTGACAAGTACCGAAAACGTATTCTAATTGTTGTCTCGCTGTTAGCCTACATCGGACTGTTCTCTTCCCTCATTGTTTGGTTTTATATCTACCCAATTAATTGGCACTGGCTGGAGCACCTCACCTGCCTACCGTTCACAAGCAAGTTTTGTGAAAAGTATGACATTGACCACAACATTGAACATGTGGTGCACTAG